Proteins from a genomic interval of Carcharodon carcharias isolate sCarCar2 chromosome 39 unlocalized genomic scaffold, sCarCar2.pri SUPER_39_unloc_16, whole genome shotgun sequence:
- the LOC121274941 gene encoding histone H2B 7-like, producing the protein MPELQERKAPASKKGGKKAVSKAKVKGEKKRRRVRKESYSIYVYKVMKQVHPDTGISSKAMSIMNSFVNDIFERIATEASRLAHYNKRCTITSREIQTAVRLLLPGELAKHAVSEGTKAVTKYTSSK; encoded by the coding sequence atgcctgaGCTGCAAGAGAGGAAGGCCCCAGCCTCCAAGAAAGGGGGCAAGAAGGCCGTCTCCAAGGCCAAGGTGAAGGGGGAGAAGAAAAGGCGAAGGGTGCGTAAGGAGAGCTACTCCATCTACGTCTACAAGGTGATGAAGCAGGTCCACCCGGACaccggcatctcctccaaggccatgagcatcatgaactcCTTCGTCAACGACATCTTCGAGCGCATCGCCACTGAGGCTTCCCGCCTGGCCCACTACAACAAGCGCTGCACCATCACCTCCCGGGAGATCCAGACCGccgtgcgcctgctgctgcccggggaGCTGGCCAAGCACGCCGTGTCGGAGGGCACCAAGGCGGTGACaaagtacaccagctccaagtag